ACAATCTGATCTTCCGCACGCCCAGTGGCGGAGAATCGAAAACGTCCTTCGTGTCGTTCTGCATCGAGCTGACACAGCACGTATCCCCTGGCGCATCCTACAGCGGGATCATGGTCAACTCGTTGGCCAGCTCCCCTCAGCCGGGGACGAACAACATTCCGATGGGGAGCACCGCCGCGGCGCTGCTCGCCAACATGTGGTATCAGCACATCACTACGCAGGTGTCGCCGTTGCCGCTGACGAACGCCTTGCAGGCCGCCGCGTTTCAAGTGGCGATTTGGGAAATCGTGTACGACGGCGGTACAGGTTTGAACCTGGCGGGCGGGCAATTGACCGCAACAGGCAATGCGTCGCTGCTGCAAGCTGCGAACAATTTCCTGTCCACCGCGAACGCCGCCGGCCAAAAGGCGAACTTGTACGGCATTTCGCGCGGCCCGAATTCGAACTTCCAGGATCAGGTCGTGGAGATCGTGCCGGAGCCGGCATCGATCGTGGCTTGGTCGCTGATCGGCTGCTGCTTCGTCGCCGGCGCGCGATTTCGTCGCCGGGCGAACTAACGCGATCGCAGCAGTTGAAATCCGAATGCTTCAGGAGCCAAGGTCCAGCGGACCTTGGCTCCTTTGCTATTGGTAGGTCGACAGCCGGCAACAAAGCGGCGCGACGGCAAACTGCGCATCGGGCTCCAAGAACACGCTGCGCTGGGCGACATAATTCTGCATCTGTTCCCCGGAAGAGTGTGTCGCCAGCAGGTCGTCGACGACCGTTTCGATCCGATTAAGCGCCTTCACAACTTCGATCAACCCGACGGCGGTCAAGCAAGCGCCGACCATGCCGGACGAGACCGACAGGAGCGTGAGATAGTGCGTATTGCCGCCGACTTCCGGCGCCGGTCCTTCGCGCGAGACTTCGGCGGACGGGACATGCAACTGGCGGATGGTTCGTGGCGACGGTCGTTCAGTTTCCGTCATTGCGGCGTCGGATTTGGGTTGTCGGCGGGGGCGTCTTGTGCTCCGCCAGTGGCATTGGCGTCCGCCGGCGGATGCAGGCGAACCAGGACCCATTGCTCGGAATGGTCTTTGTGCTGAATCAGCACGGGGGATTCGTCTTTAGTCAGATTGTACAGTCCGGTCTCAAAGACGACATCCGTTTTGTCGCCAATGGTAAACGCGACGCGTTGCGTGCTTTTGTCGACCGAGCCTTGCACCGGCATGGTCTCGTGTTTGTGAGAATCGGTGTAGTTGCCGCGGATTACGCCTTGCTTGTTGACGGCCAGTTGGATCGTCAGGTCCGTACGATCGTGATCGTGTTGCGTGAGCGCGAACACGCCGAACGGTAGCCATTGCTCGTCGGCGGGCGCCGATGCTTGCGCGCCAGTCGTCGCGAGCGCTGACGACTGGTTGTAATAATCTGCGGTGGATCCGGCGGACTGCCCGTCGACATACACGTTGTCATCACTCGACGTGATGTTGTTGCCGTAGTCGTAGCTCGTGGGCGGAGTGTTTTCGGGATAGTCGAACCAAGCTCCGACCGCCGGCCACGTTGCCATGTTCCACGCCGTGTCGGCCGCCCAGTTCGCGGCATACCACGCGCCCGGATGGGCCGCATACCAGCCGCCGCCGTAGACGCCCCAGTCATGAAAATTGCCCTGGACCATGCGTCCGGTGAAATAACGGTCGTTCGGCGTGACCCTGGCGAATCCGGTCGCGATGCCGTTCGGCCCGGCGACGACGCCCCGCGCCGCTCCATAGCCATTCACGCCGCGCACTCCGCCGCCTGCCGCGACGCGTCCGTTGGGCCCTTCCGCGACGCCTCGTGCCGCCTCATTGCCGCGTGGGCCTTCAACTGACACGCCGGCCGCCGTGCCGCCGCGCGGTCCTTCGACCGCGCCGCGATTCACGTTGAACTCACTACTCAAGCCGTGAAACCCCTCGTCGGACGGCAGTCCGAGGAAGTTATTGAGTTGTCCACGATTCGTTGCTCCGGCGAACGATCCGCCTCCGAAATTGGCCGCGCCGGGAAACCGGCCGGCCGCCGCGCCGCCGAACGCGCCGGCCTGTCCGAAACCGCCGCCGCCAAAATTGTCGCGATTCGCCCCGCCGTATCCGCCTGCGCCGAGATTGCCCGCGCCGAAACCTCCAGCGCCGCCAAACCCACCTGTGCCACCGAAACCTCTGGCTCCGCCAAAGCTGCCAGCGCCCCCAAAGCCCGCTCCGCCAAAGCCGCCAGCGCCGCCGAAGCCACCGGCATGGGCGCCGCCGCCAAAGCCGCCGCCGCCGCCATGGAAGCCGCCAAATCCTCGGGCATGAACCGGCGCCACGAGCGCGACGGAAAGCGCTAACGCCGCGAATCGAGAAGCGAACGATGAAAGTGGCATATTAGGATGCTCGTTGAAGGCGATGGCATTTTCAATGAGGACGCGAGTGTACTACGGCTGTGCGCTGACGCGCTTCAGGACGATTTCGGCCGACTCCGGTAGCAACGCCCCGCCGACGGATCGCTCCACCGATTTCCAAGAATGCGAGTTGTCATCGAGGCGCACGAAGTAGTTCACGGCGGCGGTCGGCGTCCCATCAGCCATCGTGCCGGCGTGTTCGATGATCCATCCGCCGCGGTGCGGAATCCAATATCCGACGGAGCGCCCGCCGTCGGACGAAAACGTCCAGGATTCAATCGCCTGGGATTGCGCGTTCCAACCAATCACTTGCCAGCCGTCAGCCACATCTTGATCGCCGCGCTTCACCGAAGACTTTCGCGCGAGGAAGTGACCGTCGCCCAGCCAATGGCAGTCGACCTGCATCTGACCGCCGTTCTGCTCCGCCTGCCAGGAGCCGACCAACCAGGCCAGATCTTGCAATTGGCTGGCGGACGGTTCGGTCGAAATGCGCTGATCGCGCACAGACAACATCAACCATTGCGTGCCAATCTTGGCATGCACAGCCGTGTATTGTGCGGCGCTCACCACGGTCTTACCGTCGATCGAAAGTTCCGTATGCCCGTCTTCGATGGCCGCCGCTTCTCCGACAGGTCGCACGGCGTCGACGACGACGGTCAACTTCGCGTTGGGCTGCGCGGTGAAGAATTCGGCGTATTCGCGCTCGATCGCGGCGCGCCCTTCGAATCGCTGCCCGGCCTCGTCCACGTACTCGCCGTCTTCCGTCCAAAGCGCGGCGACCGCTTTAGCGTCGTGCTTGTTGAAAGCGTCGGCAAAGGCCTGGGCGGAGGCCTTGACGGCATCGATTGGCGCCGCCTTGACGTCGGCTGCCGCTGGCGCCTTCGCCGCCGGTTTGACGGCCGGCTTGCGCGTCGTCTGACTCCGACCGTGCGTGGTGGCCATGAGCACCACGCCGGTCGCCAACACCAACGGTTTCCAATTCATAGCGATTCTCATGAGCGTTCAAACGAGTGCTGGAATTCAATTACGGTCGCTCTCGGCCGACCACGTTCTTACTTGGCGATCGCGGCCCTGGCGGCCTCGATTTTCGCCTTTATGGCGTCCAGGTTGAAGCTCGCGCCCTTTTGCATCGGCGGGAACTCGACTGCCGTTTTGGCCAACTTCTCCACTTCCTGCTGGACAAACACGAAGCGCCAGAACTCGTACTGGAACCAACTGAAATAATTCTGCGAACCAATCTTGGAGCCGTTTTCCGGCCAGCCGGTGCGCTCGAAGGGATCGAGACGCAGGTTGGTCAAGTAGGGCACGTCAGCGTGGGTCTTTTCACCCAGCCAGCCGCCGGGCTGGTCAATGAAGCGATACTTGAAGTCGTCGACGCGCACCGCGCCGAGATCGCTCTCCCCGA
The nucleotide sequence above comes from Planctomycetia bacterium. Encoded proteins:
- a CDS encoding nuclear transport factor 2 family protein yields the protein MNWKPLVLATGVVLMATTHGRSQTTRKPAVKPAAKAPAAADVKAAPIDAVKASAQAFADAFNKHDAKAVAALWTEDGEYVDEAGQRFEGRAAIEREYAEFFTAQPNAKLTVVVDAVRPVGEAAAIEDGHTELSIDGKTVVSAAQYTAVHAKIGTQWLMLSVRDQRISTEPSASQLQDLAWLVGSWQAEQNGGQMQVDCHWLGDGHFLARKSSVKRGDQDVADGWQVIGWNAQSQAIESWTFSSDGGRSVGYWIPHRGGWIIEHAGTMADGTPTAAVNYFVRLDDNSHSWKSVERSVGGALLPESAEIVLKRVSAQP
- a CDS encoding protocadherin encodes the protein MPLSSFASRFAALALSVALVAPVHARGFGGFHGGGGGFGGGAHAGGFGGAGGFGGAGFGGAGSFGGARGFGGTGGFGGAGGFGAGNLGAGGYGGANRDNFGGGGFGQAGAFGGAAAGRFPGAANFGGGSFAGATNRGQLNNFLGLPSDEGFHGLSSEFNVNRGAVEGPRGGTAAGVSVEGPRGNEAARGVAEGPNGRVAAGGGVRGVNGYGAARGVVAGPNGIATGFARVTPNDRYFTGRMVQGNFHDWGVYGGGWYAAHPGAWYAANWAADTAWNMATWPAVGAWFDYPENTPPTSYDYGNNITSSDDNVYVDGQSAGSTADYYNQSSALATTGAQASAPADEQWLPFGVFALTQHDHDRTDLTIQLAVNKQGVIRGNYTDSHKHETMPVQGSVDKSTQRVAFTIGDKTDVVFETGLYNLTKDESPVLIQHKDHSEQWVLVRLHPPADANATGGAQDAPADNPNPTPQ